The sequence below is a genomic window from Candidatus Binatia bacterium.
AGCAACTCGCCGACACGCTCGATGAACGTTCTGGGCTGCGGGTAAAAGGCGAGTTCCACCTCCTGCGTCGCTTCAATACCCGCGGCTTGCTTGGCCGCTTGAATGGCAGCCGTGAACCCACCAAGTTCATCAACCAGGCCGTTCTCCTTGGCTTGCGCACCCGTCCATACCCGTCCGCGACCGATATCGTTCACACGCTCCGACGTCATGTTGCGCCCGGCCGACACACGACTGACGAACACGTCATAGATGTGGTCCATCTCCGCCACGAGTTTTTGCCGGCTCTCGGCGGTCAAGGGCACAGTCAGATCTTCGAGATCGGCAAACTTGCCCCGGCTGATGGTCTCCGTGTTGATACCGAAGCGCGCCAAGAGACCCCTGATGTTCGGCCGAGCCATCACCACACCGATGGATCCCGTCATGGTCCCCGGCTGGGCGACAATCCGACTGGCGCCAGCCGCGATGTAGTATCCGCCAGAACCGGCAACGTCAGACATGGACACGACTACCGGCTTTTGCTTTCGTGCCTCCTGCGTCGCTCGCCACACCAGATCTGACGCCAGTGCCGAACCCCCAGGGCTGTCGATGCGGAAGATGATCGCCCGCGCATCCGTGTCATCGGTCGCATCCTTGAGCGCCTGACTCACGGTCTCGGATCCCATCGTCTGCCCCTGAACCGTGGTACCGCTCTCACCGGTGGTGACGACACCCACGGCGTAAACAACGGCAATCTTCGGCCCAGTATCGAGCCCCAGAGCCTTCGGATCGACTTGCTCGTAGTCCTTCATCGGAACCAGCGGCGTCTCGGCCCCCCCCAGTTCGTCATGGATGTCTTGCAGAAACTTGGTTCCGTCGCTCAGATGCGCCGCCTCGATGTCCGACGGCGAGACCGGCGCTTGATCAATCAGCGTGGCAACGGTCGCGGGTTCCAGCCCGCGGCTACGGGCGAGGGCGGAGATGAACTGTTCATTGATGCTGTCGAGGAGCGAGTTCGCCATCTCACGGTGCGCCGGGGTCATTTCCTTGTTGGCAATCATGTCGCCCATGGTCTTGTACTCGGCGATCTTCTCGACATCCATCTGGATATCGAGCTTGTCCCACACGCCGCCAAGAAAATAGAACTGCGCCACCAAACCCGTTAGTGGCGCGGTCACGTCTGGCGAGAGGTAAACGCGGTCTGCAGCGCTGGCGAGGTAGTATTCTTTATTCCTGCCACTGACTTCCTGCTCCAGCAACGCCAGCAGCGGCTTGCCGGATTTCTTGAAATCGAGCAACGCATCGCGGACGTCCTGCGCCTTCGCCCAGCCGATTTCCACTGTACTGATCCTGACGATCACGCCCTTGATGCGCTTGTCCACCTGCGCCTCGCGGATCATTGTCAGCAGATCGATCAGGGTGCGCCCACGCCGGCGCAACAAGCGCCCGAGGATGTCCTGGGGAGGTGCTTCCACGTAGCTGCCGCTCACCTCGAGGACAAGATAGCTGCCATTGGGAACCGCCGGACCACGCAGCGCGCGACGCGCGATGATCACTGCACCAGCGACGAGCACGAGAAGGATAAGGATGTAACGGGTCCGTCTGCGCATGGCCAGCCTCCTCAAGACAGAGATGCCAGAGCACGGGTCTCGTGTATTCTGGCCCTACGCTTCTTCACGTCGTCACGGCTGCGACGTTGTAGAAGCTGTGGATGATGGGCAGATCGACGCTGCCCCACACACCCTTCCAGCGGGAGTCAACTCCTTCGACAACCTGCAATGCTTGCGCGTACTGAGGCTCAGCGTGCGGAGGATGGCCGGCGAGCGTCTGCCGCAGCTCCTGTTGAACGCCTTCAATAACCATTTGCGTGTAGCGGACTAGCGGCCCCTGCGCCGCAAGCGCGGAATCGCCGAATGCCTCGAGCTTTCGAACCACTTCCCCCAGCCGTGGCAACGCCGATTCCAGCCTCTCCAGCAGGCGCGCCGCCGCCGGGGCGGAACGAGGCGGGCGGCGGATGTCGCCGTACGTCACCACGCGCCGGACGATCGCTTCCAACTCGGCGAATACCGCGCGGGCGACAGCAGCTTCGGCACCAAACCGAGCCCAGTAGCCATCCACAGCCGTTTCCGGCACCTCCCCCGCCAGCGCTGCGGCAAAGGTCACGAAATTGAGTGGGTAGGCCCAACGACTGAAGGCGCCGAACTGCAGCATGGTGATTTCAGGCACGCCCAGCCGCTTGTAGTAGTCCATATCTGCGGCGATCACGCCCCCCAGCGGCACGGCGCAGCCGCCGAACAGAATCGCGTCGCCGTAGTACTCGAACAACCGCACATGGCCGTCGAAGAGTTCGACGTAACGTTCCAGTGCGGCCGCATAACCGCGGTTCGTCCTGCAATCGGGATCGTTGAGGGCGTGGCCGTAGCACCGTTCTCGGGGGGCAAACTCAACGGTGACGTTAGGTTCGGGACGCACGGTGATCTCGGGCTCGATAGTGTCGTGGTACGCCAAATAGCACACCGGGCGTGCCACTCCGGCGTCAACCAGGGCGCGCGCAACGGCGTTGCAGACGCGCACCCCCTGATCCTGCACACTGGTCGCCGCACAGCCGGCGCAGCCGCACCATCCACCCTGCCACAGATCGGCGCCCCAAATGTGCACAGCGCGCATCTCCGGATGCTCGCGCACATATTGCACCGCGTTCGTACTCGCTGTGACCAGCGCGCCCGCACTGCTCGTGCAGAGGTTTCCATTATCCGTCCGCACCCCGTCGGATGATTGCGGGAAGTACTCAGGGTGATCGCGATACACCTCGCGCGGCAGCAGCAGCGGAATGACATGCCCGCCGTACTCGACGTCGATGCCGCGGCGCTGGAAATCGGGCAGGAGCTCTGGGATCGTCAGCTGGGTATCGAACGGATGACGAATGAAGAAAAAGGTATTGGCGCCACTCTTCGCCATCCAATCGACCAAGGCGCGATCTTCTTTGAGATGCTCACTGAGGTGTTCGGGCTGCGTGTAGTGCCACGTCATGATATCGGAGCAGTAACCGCGCACGGAAAACGTCGGAGTGTAACGCGTGGGACCGATCTCAACCGCGGGCACCGAGAGCCGCGGCACGTGTTCGTGCGCCGCGTCCAGCGACCACCGGCACCCGAATTGTTCTAGAAGCGCGTAAGCTGCCCGCAGGAGGGCGCCCGGCGAACCCGCCGCCAGCGTAATGCTCGTTGCCTCAGGCTGGATGACGAAACCGTCACCCACTTCCACCGACACCGGAACCGGAGCCGCCTGTTGTCCAAGGACGAGCGTATCCCGGCCACGCAAGGACGCAGCGGGCAAGATCGGAACCGTCGCTCCGGTCATGGTGTGTAAATAGCGCTGCAACTCTTGGGCAGCGAAGGCGACGGGAGGCCCGGCCTCTTCGGCCACTTGGATGGTGGCGTCCCGTAGCCCGGAAATACTGAAGCGTGACATCAGGCACTGTCTACCCCAGGCGTACCGGGTGTGCCAAGGGGGTGAGGGTGTCGCTTGCGGTCACCTCCGGCCTCACCTAATCTCCACCAGTCGGAACTGCGAACGATGTCCGCTCTCGCCACCAGTCTGTTGCAGTCTACTGTGACCATGGCCGTACCGTTGCTGTTGGCCGCCCTCGGAGAGCTGCTCGCGGAGCGCGCCGGCGTCATCAACATCGGGCTTGAAGGCATGCTGCTCACGGGGGCCTTTGCTGCCATGACGGCCACCTATTTCAGTGCCATGCCGCTGCTCGGCTTGGTGGCGGCCTGGTTCGGCGGTCTGCTCCTGGCTCTGCTGTTCGCCTACGTCGTAGTCGTCCACAGCGCCAACCAGATCGTCGTGGGTACTGCGCTCAACTTGCTGGCACTAGGCATCACCGGCGTAGCCTACCGGGCCATCTTTGGAATAACCGGAGCGGCACTGACAGTGACCGGATTCTCCCCGATCGCCCTCCCCTTCTTGTCGTCGATCCCCGTCCTGGGTCCATCGTTCTTCTCACAAACCGCCCTGGGCTATCTCGCCTTTACGCTGGTGCCACTCATATCGTTCGGCCTGTATCAGACGATCCCTGGCTTGAAGCTGCGCATGGTTGGTGAGAATCCGTGCGCCGCCGCGGCCCAAGGGCTCTCGGTGCGACTCACGCAACTCCTGGCACTGTCGGGATGCGGCCTCTTGGCGGGAACGGCTGGGGCCTACCTGGCCATCGCCTATTCCCACACGTTCGTCGAAGGCATGTCGGCCGGGCGCGGCTTCATTGCGTTGGCCATCGTCATCTTCGGCCGCTGGTCAGCATGGGGAATTGGGGGTGCCGCGCTCCTGTTCGGTTTGGCAACGGCCTTACAGTTTCATGTGCAAGCGTTGGGCTTGCCCATCCCGTACCAGTTTCCGCTGATGCTGCCCTACCTGCTCACGCTGCTCGTCCTGGCCGGCTACGCTGGCAAAACCAAGGCGCCGGCAGCCTTGGGAGTGCCGATCGAGGGCGAACTTCGCTAATGCCGGACAGCTCACGCCTGGTTGCTGACGTGTGTCTCGTCGTGCACGAAGAGCGAATAGAACAACAGGATCAGCATGCCGATCGTGATCCCGGAATCGGCAACGTTGAAGGCAGGCCAGTAGTAACCGCGCCAGTGGAAGTCGAGGAAATCGGTCACCTCGCCCGACACCATCCGATCAACCAGATTTCCCAGCGCCCCGCCGAGGATGGCGCCGAGCGCCAAGAGCACCCACCGCTGACCGGGCTGGACCCGGCGCACGAACGTCAGCAGCAGCGCAACGGCGAGGCACGACACCGCCAGGAAAAACGGAAGGCGCCAGGCATGCGTGCCGTGGTTCAATAGCCCAAAGGCCCCGCCGGCGTTCCGCACGTGTGTGATATGGAACACCGAGTCGATCACGCTCACCGATTCATACAGACTGAAGCGCTGGCGGATGTACCATTTGGTGATCTGGTCAATGACGAGCACGACGGTGGCAACGCTCAAAACCAGTGAGTACTTTCTCATGCGCCTGCCGCCTTGATGATGGTCACGCAACGTTCGCACAACCCTGGGTGTACGCCGTCACGGCCTACGGCTTCGCTGTAGTTCCAGCAACGCTCGCACTTCGCACCGCGCGCGCGTTCCACCTGGACCCTGAGGTCCGCAAGCAGCGGGCTGACCGCGCCCTCTGCCAAGTCCTCGGCCAGCTGCACCTGGGAGACGATGAACAGTGCCGGCAAGTCACGCGTCTCCTGCTCCAACAGGCGTCGTAAACCGTTCTTCGCGCCCAGCCGCACCCGTGCGTCCAGCGAATGCCCGATCAGCCCGGACTGGCGCGCCTCTTCCAACGCCTTGGTCACGGCTGTCCGCACCGCCAGCAGCTGTTCCCATTTCGACGCGAGTTGCCCGTCCTGTCGAGACGGCTCAGGGAGTCCGGCCAGCAGCACACTCGGCGGCCGCACACCGGACGGCAAATGCGCCCAGATTTCGTCGGCCGTGAAGGTCAGAATGGGCGCCATCAACCGCGTCATCGCGTCCAGGATCTCCCACAAGGCGGTTTGGGCCGAACGGCGGCCCGATGCGGTGGCGGCGGAGCAATACAGGCGGTCCTTGACGATGTCCAAATAAAGCGCGCTCAAATCCACCGCGCAGAAGTTGATCAGCTGCTGGACCACGAGATGGAAGCTGAAGGCGTCGTACGCCTTGCGCGCCCGGGTGATCAGCTCGGCGGTGCGATGGAGGATCCAGCGATCCAGCTCGTGCAACTCGGCATCCGGCAAGCGGTCGCGTTGCGGATCGAAATCGTAGAGATTTCCGAGCAGGAAGCGGCAGGTGTTGCGAATCTTGCGGTACGCCTCCAGCACCGGCGGCAGGAGATTTTTCGAAAACGACGTGTCGGCGGTGTAGTCGACCGAGGCAAACAACAGCCGCAGGATTTCGGCGCCGTGCGCCTTGATGACCTCGTCCGGCCCGACGACGTTGCCCAGCGACTTCGACATCTTCTTGGCGGCTTCGTCGAGGATGAGCCCATGCGTCAGTACGGCGTGGTACGGCGCCTTACCCCGAACCGCCACCGACGTAATGAGCGACACCTGAAACCAGCCACGGTGCTGGTCCACCGCTTCGACATAGAGATCCGCCGGCCAGGCAAGGTCGGGACGCTGACGCAGGACCGCTTCGTGCGAGCAACCGGCGTCGAACCAGACGTCGAGGATGTTGTTGTCGGTTTCGAAATCGTCGCTGCCGCAAGCGCAGCGGAAGCCGGGAGGCAAGAGTTCCTGACTCGAGAGCTCGTACCACGCATCTGACCCGCGCTCGGCAAAGATGTCCTCCACGTGCCGGATCACCTCCGGCGCAAACGCGAAGGTGTGGCACCCGCGGCAGCGAAATGCGGGGATGGGAACGCCCCAGGCACGCTGGCGCGACAAGCACCAATCCGGGCGTGTCTCCATCATGTGATGGATGCGGTCTCGACCCCACGCCGGCACCCAAGTGACGCGATTGATTTCGTCGAGCGCCTTCGACCGCAGCTCGGCATGATCGACGCGCAGGAACCATTGCTCGGTGGCGCGGAAAATCAGCGGGCTCTTGCAGCGCCAGCAGTGAGGGTAGGAGTGCTGCAGGCGTTCGACTTGCACCAAGGCACCGCGCGCGCGCAGCTCCTCGACGATGGCATCGTTGGACTCGAACACCCCGTGGCCGGCATAGGCACCGGCTTCGTCGGTGAAGCGGCCAGCGGCGTCGACCGGGGTCAGCACCGGCAGGCCGTATTTCTGTCCCACCGCAAAATCTTCGTACCCATGCCCTGGGGCCGTGTGTACACAGCCCGTCCCTACATCAGCCGTAACGTGCGCCTCGAAAACGAGCCGCGCCGGACGGTCAATGAACGGGTGGCGGAACACGTCGCGTCCGTCCAACCGCGCCAGGTTCACAGGAATGCGCCGGCCGCTGTCTTGGCGCCCAATCGCAGTCAGGAACGCATCCGCCAAGCGCGCCGCCACGATGGAGTACGCGTCATCCAATTGCACCGCAACGTACTCGAGATGGGGGTTCAGGCACACCGCCAGGTTTGCCGGCAGCGTCCATGGCGTCGTCGTCCAGATGATCGCCGCCAACTGGCCGTGATGGCGAGCCAGCTCCGAGGCATCATCGGGCCGGACGGCAATCGCTGCGGCGTCCTCGGCTGAACCGGAAAAAGGAAAGCGCACGTAAATCGACGGTGAGGTGTGGTCCGCGTACTCGACCTCGGCTTCTGCCAAGGCCGTACCGCACACCGGGCACCAATGTACCGGACGCAGGCCACGATAGATGAACCCTCCCTCGACCAGTTCGCGGAACACCTTGATGATCGCCGCTTCGTAGGTTGGCGCCATGGTGAGGTAGGGGTGATCCCAATCGCCAAGCACGCCGAGGCGGCGGAACTCCTCGCGCTGAATACCGAAGTACTTGTCCGCGTAGGCCCGGCAGCGTCGCCGGATCTCGAGTTGGCTCAACTGGCGCGCCTTGGCCCCAAGTTCCTTGGTCACCTGGTGCTCGATCGGCATGCCATGGCAATCCCAGCCCGGCACGTAGGGGGCCTGGAAACCCGCCATCGCTTTGGATTTTACGACGATGTCTTTGATGATCTTGTTCAGCGCCGTGCCGAGATGGACGTGACCGTTGGCGTATGGCGGCCCATCGTGCAGGACGTACTTGGGCCTTCCGGCGTTGGCCTGCAGGAGCTGCTGGTACAGGCCGATCTCATTCCAGCGGGCCAAAATCGACGGCTCACGCACCGGCAGGTTGGCCCGCATGGGGAAATCCGTCTTTGGAAGGTTAAGCGTGTCCTTATAGTCCATCGCACCCCGGCAAGCTTCTTGGACCCGATCTCATAGCAGCAGGGATGTGTCCGTTCAAATTGACATCCTTCGTGTCAGCGCGTCGCACCAGGCCGTCACCATGAGGCCAAAATGCTCCTTTGTGCTTGATCAACGCCGGATCTACCTGTTTAATCGAGTCGTTTCGACATTCGGAGGGCAGGTAGTGGCACACTATGAGCGTTTGAGCGCATTAGACGCGTCGTTTCTGGGTCTTGAGGACGAGAGCTGCCACATGCACGTCGGGGGCGTCATGATCTTCGACGCCGGGCCGTTGCGCAGGAGTACCGGCGGCATCGACATCGATCGCATCCGCCGCGCCATCCATGCGCGACTGCATCTGGTGCCCCGCTTTCGCCAGCGCCTTGCGTATATCCCTTTCGAGCGCCTCCCCATCTGGGTGGACGACGATCGCTTTCGTCTGTCGTACCACGTACGCCACAGCGCCCTACCCCATCCTGGGGACGAGCGCGTCCTGAAGCGTCTGGTGGCCCGCGTCATGTCGCAGCCCCTGGACCGAAAGCGGCCGCTGTGGGAAATCTGGGTGGTCGAGGGTCTCCAAGGAGACCGTTTCGCCCTCGTCACCAAGAGCCACCACTGCATGATCGACGGTATCTCGGCTGCCGACATCATGTCAGTGATCCTGGAATCAGTCCCGACTACGGAGATTGAGCCACCGCAGCCTTGGAAGCCGCAACCTCGCCCGAGTGAGGCGCGCCTGATCTTTGATGAGGTGCGGCGTCGTGCGACCCAGCCCATGGAGGCGTGGCATGCGGTGCGCAACGCGATCCGCCATCCTGAGGAGACGCTGCGGAGCGTGGGTGATTCCGCCGCCGGAGTCCTCGAGGCGTTGGCTCCTGCCCTCAATCCGGTGTCCAAGACCCCGATCAACGTCAAAGTCGGACCGCATCGGCGTTTCGATTGGACCGACATGCAGGTCGCCGACTTGAAAGCGGTGAAAAACGTGTTGGGCGGGACGTTGAACGACGTTGTGCTAGCGACCGTCAGCGGAGCATTAAGGGCCTTTTTCAGGCAGCGAGGGCTCGATCCGGACGAACTGGAAATCCGCGCCTTGGTTCCGGTGAGCGTACGCACCCAGGACGAGCGTGGGCGCCTGGGCAATCGGGTTACGGAATTGACCGTGCCGCTTCCGGTGAACTTAGCGGATCCGGTCGCGCGTCTGCGAGCCGTACGGGCAACGACCGCTGACTTGAAGGAGTCACGGCAAGCACTTGGCGCTCAGGTCCTGACGGCGATCAGTGATTGGACAGTGCAGAATCTGCTGGTCCAAGCGGTACGTCTGGCCTCGCGCACGCGGCCCTACAACCTGATTGTAACGAACGTCCCCGGCCCGCAGATCCCACTCTATTTGAACGGGACCCTCATGCAGACGGCCTACCCAGTGGTGCCGCTCTTCGAGAACCTCGGAATCGTCGTGGGGCTCTTCAGTTACAATGGCGGGCTCTATTGGGGCATCAACGGCGACTGGGAGCAGATTCCGGACCTCCACGATTTCGTACTGGCCATCGAGTCGTCGTTCCAGGAGTTGCAGGAGGCGGCCCGTGTGGCTAGCCACCGGGCGGCCTCCGCTTCAGCACGCAAGCGCCCGCGCCGGGCGAAGCTCGCGGTTCACGCCCGGCCGGTTCAAGCGGGATAGAACGGTACGATCCAAGACCTATCGGAGCAGTGCCGGTGCCAGCTCGCGCCACTGCCGCAGCGGCAGCGCACGCGGGTCGGGGTCGAGCACCTGCACGCACACGTGATCGGCGCCGGCGTCGTGATGGGCACGCACGCGTTTTACGATGGCGTCGATATTGCCCCACGCCACGATGGCATCCACCAAGCGGTCGCTACCGCCGTTGGCCACGTCGTCGTCGGTAAAGCCGAGGCGCTTGAGGTTGTTCACATAGTTCGGGAGCCCGAGATAGGTCGCCATGTGCACGCGGGCGATGTCGCGGGCTTTGCCGGCATCGCTTTCCAACACCACCGCCTGCTCGGGGGCGAGCCACGGCCCTTTGCCCATGATCTGGCGCGCCTGAACGGTGTGCTCCGGCGGGACGAAATATGGATGTGCGCCTGCCGCACGCTCGGCGGCGAGCTTCAGCATCTTCGGCGCGAGCGCCCCGATGACACGCACGGGCTCAGCGGTCGGGGGCACGGCCAGAAACGGGGCGGCATCCATGGCGTCGAGGTACGTCCGCATTGCGCTCAGGGGCTTCTCGTAACGGTGACCGCGCACCCCTTCCACGAGCGGCGCGTGGCTCACCCCCATACCTAACAAAAAGCGGTCTGGATACGCTTCGGTGAGTGTCTTTTGTGCCGCAGCCATGGTCATGGCATCGCGCCCAAAGATGTTGGCGATGCCGGTTGCAACAACAACGCGGTGCGTAGCCGCAAGCAGCAGTCCGGCGTGAGTAAACGCTTCACGCCCCATGGCCTCAGGAATCCACAGCGCCTTGTAACCCAGCGCTTCGACCTCCGCCGCCGCCTCTTGGGCGCGGGCCGCAGGCTGCAGCTCCAGCGTAAAACACCAAATCCCTACCCTTCCGATGTCCATCGCGTCACCCCTCACTTGATGCCGGACTTGATGCCGGAACGTTCAGGTCTTGTCCGTGACGCCGGAGTCTACCCCAGATTTTCGCCGAAACAAGCGAGCTGGCTCGAAACCTCAAACCCACTTATCTAACCGCCCGCACGGGGCGGAACTTCGGCAATGCCACCTCGTCATTGATTTTCTCGAAGATCACCTCCACCGGCATGCCGATACGAATCTGGTCGTTCGGGCAGTCGAGGATGTTCGTGTGTAAGCGCGGGCCCTCCTCCAGCTCCACGATCGCTACGTTGTAGGGAGTATCCGCGTTGAAGGCGGGATGCTGCGACTGGTGCACGACGATCCAGCTGAACACGGTTCCACGGCCGCTGAGGCGGGCCCACTCCGCTTTTTCCGATAGGCAGTGGGCGCACAGCAGCGCCGGCGGAAAACGGACGTGCCCGCAATCGTGGCACTGCTGCATACGCAGCTCGCCTCTGTGCGCGGCCTCCCAATACGGGGCACTATCTTCGGACGGACGCGGAAGGGGTTTGTCGATAGCAAACATGATCTAACTCCGAGGTATCACTCCAGGCCGCGAGGGCTCAAGGATTCGAGAGAAAGGGGCACGACGCAACCCTCGCCCCCCCGAACCCTCCTTTTTTCATCTCCCCAGTACCAGCGCGCTGTAACTCACGGTGGGCGGCGCTTCGTGAGGTGCGCCGCCGTAACCGGTAACCAGGCACAGCTCGGCATCCTTCACCTGGCGCGCCCCACAGTCACCGCGGAGCTGGCGCACGGCTTCCCGGATATGACCAAAGCCGGAGAGATGGCCTTCGGAGAGCAGGCCACCAGCGGTATTCGACGGCAGCGAGCCACGCAGGCTCAGGCTGCCGGCCGCAATGAACTCCCCCACTGCTTCCGGCTGACAGAACCCGTAGGCCACCACATCGTGCATGACGCGCGGCGTGAACGCATCGTAGAACTGCGCCACATCGATATCTGCGGGCGTCACCCCGGCCATGCTGAACGCCATCGTTCCAGCCTTCTTGCCGCCCCAGTGTCCGCCGCGGCCGCCCGCCGGGTGGATGATCTCCGATGAATGCGACTGGCCCGCCCCCAGAATGCGCGCCGGACGCTTCGGTAGATCGCGGGCGCGTTCCATCGAGGTGACAATGCAGGCGCCACCGCCGTCGGTGCTCGGGCAGCAATCAAACAGACGCAGGGGTTCGGCAACCCAGCGCGAGTTCAGGTAGTCGTCGAGGGTCATCGGCTTGCGCATCTGGGCATCGGGGTTCAGCAACGCGTGCTCGCGCCAGGTGACCGCGACGCGGCCATAGTGCTCGTCCTTGTAACCGTACTCGTGCTGCTGGCGGCGTTTGATGTGGGCC
It includes:
- a CDS encoding thiolase family protein gives rise to the protein MGTISDKCAIVGVGVSRFGKLQGVSTMGFTLEASKRAVEDAGVARDEVDGVLVMMPAIMGEQHGWAARVAAYLGIEPTFSATMDLGGATACGAVQTAAAAIEAGFCHSVLCCFATQNWPQGVALQLFGSEFQVPYGDVGAITLMAHIKRRQQHEYGYKDEHYGRVAVTWREHALLNPDAQMRKPMTLDDYLNSRWVAEPLRLFDCCPSTDGGGACIVTSMERARDLPKRPARILGAGQSHSSEIIHPAGGRGGHWGGKKAGTMAFSMAGVTPADIDVAQFYDAFTPRVMHDVVAYGFCQPEAVGEFIAAGSLSLRGSLPSNTAGGLLSEGHLSGFGHIREAVRQLRGDCGARQVKDAELCLVTGYGGAPHEAPPTVSYSALVLGR